Genomic segment of Photobacterium profundum SS9:
CACAAATAATAGGCATTATGTGCTACTTAGATATACCAGTTTTCGAGATAAGCGATTCGACATTTTGAGAGCCAAAGCGACTGACAATAGATAACATTAGTTGTTGAGTATCACTTAAATTATTTCGTGATGCATATCGATGAATTAACTTAAGATTTTTAAGAAGAGGTTTAATTCTGATATGTAACTCTTCGATTAACTCTAACGTAATACCAAGCTGTTCAGCTGCTGACCTTTTTGCTTCAAATTCTCTTTTAAAATGTGCAGAAGATGCCTCTACATCACTTTTAACTTCATAGAGAACAAATTCACCAGTATCGAATTCAATTAGAAAATCAGGAACATACTTGTGCTTTTTACCATGTGATTTCGTCAAGTTACGAGCAGGGCTGGTGAAGGCACTTTCAAGTGCATCTAGCACCATTGAGGAGGGGGTAGGAATGATCGCCATAAATATTGCCTCTTTCACCATATGTCGTAAACTTACAAAAGTATGGTACCGAAAGAAGCAATATCAAGTTATGGTTGTGATAAATATCACTTTATGGTTGTTTCAACATTAAAAGAGGCAATATCGAGTTTATTCTTTACCGTAAACGTTGTTTTCTTGCTCTTGTACACGGATGAATGTCGCGCGTTTTGTTAGCTCTTTAAGTTGCGCTGCACCAACGTACGTACAAGTTGAGCGGATGCCACCCATGATATCTTGGATAGTATTTTCAACGGGGCCACGGAAAGGCAATAGCACAGTTTTACCTTCAGCTGCACGGTAGTTAGCCACGCCGCCTGAGTGCTTGTCCATTGCGCTCTGAGATGACATTCCATAGAACTTCATGAACATTTCGCCATCTTTCTCAATAACTTCGCCGTTGCTTTCTTCATGACCTGCAAGCATACCGCCAAGCATTACAAAATCAGCACCGCCGCCGAATGCTTTAGATACGTCACCCGCACAAGAACAACCGCCATCACCAATGATACGACCGCCTAGACCATGTGCTGCGTCAGAACATTCGATTATTGCAGAAAGCTGAGGGTAACCAACACCTGTTTTAACACGTGTAGTACAAACAGAGCCTGGGCCAATACCCACTTTAACAATATCTGCACCAGCAAGGATGAGCTCTTCAACCATATCGCCAGTTACAACATTACCCGCACTGATTACTTTAGTAGGGAATTCAGCACGTACTTTTTGTACGTACTCTACAAGGTGCTCTGAGTAACCGTTAGCAATATCAATACAGATAAAGATTAGGTCTTCAGTTAACGCCATGATGTCTTTCGTTTTTTGAAAGTCAGCCTCAGAAGTACCTGTTGAAACCATTGCGTTATTAAGTACGGCAGCATCATTATTTTTAACGAAACCAGCCCAATCATCTACAGTGTAGTGTTTGTGGATTGCAGTCATCACGTTATGCTTAGAAAGTGATGCCGCCATTTCAAAGCTACCCACTGAATCCATATTAGCAGCAATGATTGGTACACCAGACCATTGACGACCACTATGTTTGAATGTAAAATCGCGGGTTAATTCAACTTGAGAACGGCTTTTTAACGTTGAACGTTTTGGACGAAACAGTACATCTTTAAAACCTAACTTCAAGTCTTGTTCGATACGCATGGTAATTCCTTAATCTTATCGAATATTGCTCAGCGAAGCGTTTACTTGCAGGTAATCGTTTTCGTCTTATGAGCAGGCACAAAAAAACCGGAGCGTTGGCAGACGCTCCGGTTTTCAGTATTATAGAGCCAGAAACTTTTTTAACAAGTCTGATAATACGTTTTTTTTTGTGATATCATCCGTCAGATTACATCTACAGAAAATGCGATTTTCCTCCTATTTTTATCTGATTTTCCTGGTTTTTTAATCAATCTCTTTCATTTTGCTCAAATCCTTGCATAATTCATCATTCCTTCGTGTTTTCCGACTATATTTCATACAGAAGGAAGTTAGTTGTAAACATTGCACAATGGATAGGTTAGTTTTTTGAATAAAAGAAAAATAAAAAAAATATTCCCACTCGATTTTTTTGGGGAAGATGGCAGTTGGCGTTTTATTATACGGGCAGAAAGCCCTGATGAAATTTTTGATGCGATGTATTGGCGTGCATATATTTCGTGTCATCGTAAAGATTTTGATTTACTGCATTTAGCAACAGATAAGTTTAATTATAAGTACCATTACTCATCATCTGATTCTTCAGAGCTGCACTATGGTTTAGGTGGTGAACCAATGCGGGTGAATATGATGGGCCCTATAGTCCCAATTTCTGTAATTCTTAAGAAATGGGGCAATACTATAAGTGTTGTTGGTTAATTTATTAAAGTGATTAATAGCTATTTAAGTAAAATGACGGGATGCACTAAAGGTGCGATCCCGTTTTTTTATTTAAAATTTATTGGGCTTTAGGCAAGGCGCTAATTTAAAGCCCATTGTATAATCGCGCTGAGAGCGCTTTGTGATTGTTGCTCTTGAAGTATTCATAGATAAGTCTCCAATGTGTCAACTTATCTCAGAACGGGAC
This window contains:
- a CDS encoding Tn7 transposase TnsA N-terminal domain-containing protein, whose product is MVKEAIFMAIIPTPSSMVLDALESAFTSPARNLTKSHGKKHKYVPDFLIEFDTGEFVLYEVKSDVEASSAHFKREFEAKRSAAEQLGITLELIEELHIRIKPLLKNLKLIHRYASRNNLSDTQQLMLSIVSRFGSQNVESLISKTGISK
- a CDS encoding GMP reductase; its protein translation is MRIEQDLKLGFKDVLFRPKRSTLKSRSQVELTRDFTFKHSGRQWSGVPIIAANMDSVGSFEMAASLSKHNVMTAIHKHYTVDDWAGFVKNNDAAVLNNAMVSTGTSEADFQKTKDIMALTEDLIFICIDIANGYSEHLVEYVQKVRAEFPTKVISAGNVVTGDMVEELILAGADIVKVGIGPGSVCTTRVKTGVGYPQLSAIIECSDAAHGLGGRIIGDGGCSCAGDVSKAFGGGADFVMLGGMLAGHEESNGEVIEKDGEMFMKFYGMSSQSAMDKHSGGVANYRAAEGKTVLLPFRGPVENTIQDIMGGIRSTCTYVGAAQLKELTKRATFIRVQEQENNVYGKE